A DNA window from Hordeum vulgare subsp. vulgare chromosome 1H, MorexV3_pseudomolecules_assembly, whole genome shotgun sequence contains the following coding sequences:
- the LOC123449428 gene encoding uncharacterized protein LOC123449428 isoform X2, whose translation MEEADAEVPPPRPGGGADRLSALPDDMLLLVLARLRCARSAARTGVLSRRWRGLWAHLPDLTFRGVAPAQIEAALAGLAASPWVSNALDIEISPGHCGDDARLSSLQHAAATFSTEEPGYCGDDARLSSLLHAALLHAAARFSPQELLFSCQNDGYIQAALPCFPRATSIQIDWGGLICFTQLPAAEFQALEILSLKGCSIADLAALVTLCPRLRVLRVTASMPHFMVHSASLETLDVSSAVEWSSIDIVTPMLKHLKMQIDADMDLSISILAPMVEKLEWNCFFTQLTLVFGFWSLENMDFMPIDNHEDRDYWRKEDTCSQLRPVHVLHLDLSVPDPLYDELDFAKEVQVAQEMAKLPVADFSVLKLTLEMPGHVFGALVLRLFGLHQICAVTERLIVVIPFSHERQACPENCPCDEPKNWRCQSISLTRLEEVQIHGFTGEDHEYDFLKLIFRSSPMLNRVTLKLVPEFGGSIKEIYDTFSSNPSVKGCVYASNGGLVQQLSDEHAP comes from the exons ATGGAAGAGGCTGATGCCGAGGTGCCGCCGCCGCGTCCCGGCGGAGGAGCTGACCGCCTCAGCGCCCTCCCCGACGATATGCTCCTCCTGGTCCTTGCGCGCTTACGCTGCGCCCGCAGCGCCGCGCGCACCGGCGTCCTCTCACGCCGCTGGCGGGGTCTCTGGGCCCACCTCCCGGATCTCACCTTCCGCGGCGTCGCGCCCGCCCAGATCGAGGCCGCGCTCGCCGGCTTGGCTGCTTCACCTTGGGTCTCCAACGCCCTCGACATCGAGATCTCTCCGGGACACTGTGGCGATGATGCTCGCTTGTCCTCGCTCCAGCACGCCGCGGCGACGTTCTCGACGGAGGAGCCGGGCTACTGTGGCGATGATGCTCGCTTGTCCTCGCTCCTGCACGCCGCGCTCCTGCACGCCGCGGCGAGGTTCTCACCGCAGGAGCTGCTCTTCAGTTGCCAAAATGACGGGTACATTCAAGCGGCCCTGCCCTGCTTCCCGCGTGCTACGTCAATACAGATCGACTGGGGCGGCCTCATCTGCTTCACACAGCTGCCggccgccgagttccaggctcTCGAGATACTATCCCTCAAAGGCTGCAGCATCGCCGACCTCGCCGCCCTGGTCACCCTCTGCCCGCGCCTGCGCGTGCTCAGGGTGACGGCATCTATGCCTCACTTCATGGTCCACTCGGCGTCGCTGGAGACGCTTGATGTCAGCAGTGCCGTGGAATGGAGTAGCATCGACATCGTGACGCCCATGCTTAAGCATTTGAAAATGCAGATCGATGCCGACATGGACCTCAGCATCTCCATCTTGGCACCAATGGTGGAGAAGCTTGAGTGGAACTGCTTTTTCACACAGTTGACTCTCGTGTTTGGTTTTTGGAGTCTCGAGAACATGGACTTCATGCCGATTGACAACCATGAAGACCGTGACTACTGGCGAAAGGAAGACACGTGCTCACAGCTCCGTCCGGTTCATGTCCTCCACCTGGATCTATCGGTCCCG GATCCATTGTATGATGAGTTGGACTTTGCAAAAGAGGTGCAAGTTGCACAAGAGATGGCGAAGCTCCCGGTTGCCGACTTCTCGGTGTTGAAGCTAACTCTTGAAATGCCTGGACATGTTTTTGGAGCACTTGTGTTGCGTCTCTTTGGGTTACATCAGATTTGTGCCGTTACGGAAAGGCTTATAGTCGTCATACCATTTTCGCACGAG AGGCAAGCATGTCCAGAAAATTGCCCTTGTGACGAGCCAAAAAATTGGAGATGCCAAAGTATCTCGTTGACCCGTCTTGAAGAAGTGCAGATCCACGGCTTCACTGGAgaagatcatgaatatgatttcttAAAACTGATATTCAGATCCTCGCCAATGCTTAACAGAGTGACTCTGAAACTGGTCCCTGAGTTTGGAGGTTCCATCAAGGAAATCTACGACACTTTCTCATCGAATCCTTCTGTGAAGGGTTGTGTTTATGCCAGCAATGGCGGACTGGTTCAGCAACTATCTGATGAGCATGCTCCATGA
- the LOC123449428 gene encoding uncharacterized protein LOC123449428 isoform X1, protein MEEADAEVPPPRPGGGADRLSALPDDMLLLVLARLRCARSAARTGVLSRRWRGLWAHLPDLTFRGVAPAQIEAALAGLAASPWVSNALDIEISPGHCGDDARLSSLQHAAATFSTEEPGYCGDDARLSSLLHAALLHAAARFSPQELLFSCQNDGYIQAALPCFPRATSIQIDWGGLICFTQLPAAEFQALEILSLKGCSIADLAALVTLCPRLRVLRVTASMPHFMVHSASLETLDVSSAVEWSSIDIVTPMLKHLKMQIDADMDLSISILAPMVEKLEWNCFFTQLTLVFGFWSLENMDFMPIDNHEDRDYWRKEDTCSQLRPVHVLHLDLSVPDPLYDELDFAKEVQVAQEMAKLPVADFSVLKLTLEMPGHVFGALVLRLFGLHQICAVTERLIVVIPFSHEQRQACPENCPCDEPKNWRCQSISLTRLEEVQIHGFTGEDHEYDFLKLIFRSSPMLNRVTLKLVPEFGGSIKEIYDTFSSNPSVKGCVYASNGGLVQQLSDEHAP, encoded by the exons ATGGAAGAGGCTGATGCCGAGGTGCCGCCGCCGCGTCCCGGCGGAGGAGCTGACCGCCTCAGCGCCCTCCCCGACGATATGCTCCTCCTGGTCCTTGCGCGCTTACGCTGCGCCCGCAGCGCCGCGCGCACCGGCGTCCTCTCACGCCGCTGGCGGGGTCTCTGGGCCCACCTCCCGGATCTCACCTTCCGCGGCGTCGCGCCCGCCCAGATCGAGGCCGCGCTCGCCGGCTTGGCTGCTTCACCTTGGGTCTCCAACGCCCTCGACATCGAGATCTCTCCGGGACACTGTGGCGATGATGCTCGCTTGTCCTCGCTCCAGCACGCCGCGGCGACGTTCTCGACGGAGGAGCCGGGCTACTGTGGCGATGATGCTCGCTTGTCCTCGCTCCTGCACGCCGCGCTCCTGCACGCCGCGGCGAGGTTCTCACCGCAGGAGCTGCTCTTCAGTTGCCAAAATGACGGGTACATTCAAGCGGCCCTGCCCTGCTTCCCGCGTGCTACGTCAATACAGATCGACTGGGGCGGCCTCATCTGCTTCACACAGCTGCCggccgccgagttccaggctcTCGAGATACTATCCCTCAAAGGCTGCAGCATCGCCGACCTCGCCGCCCTGGTCACCCTCTGCCCGCGCCTGCGCGTGCTCAGGGTGACGGCATCTATGCCTCACTTCATGGTCCACTCGGCGTCGCTGGAGACGCTTGATGTCAGCAGTGCCGTGGAATGGAGTAGCATCGACATCGTGACGCCCATGCTTAAGCATTTGAAAATGCAGATCGATGCCGACATGGACCTCAGCATCTCCATCTTGGCACCAATGGTGGAGAAGCTTGAGTGGAACTGCTTTTTCACACAGTTGACTCTCGTGTTTGGTTTTTGGAGTCTCGAGAACATGGACTTCATGCCGATTGACAACCATGAAGACCGTGACTACTGGCGAAAGGAAGACACGTGCTCACAGCTCCGTCCGGTTCATGTCCTCCACCTGGATCTATCGGTCCCG GATCCATTGTATGATGAGTTGGACTTTGCAAAAGAGGTGCAAGTTGCACAAGAGATGGCGAAGCTCCCGGTTGCCGACTTCTCGGTGTTGAAGCTAACTCTTGAAATGCCTGGACATGTTTTTGGAGCACTTGTGTTGCGTCTCTTTGGGTTACATCAGATTTGTGCCGTTACGGAAAGGCTTATAGTCGTCATACCATTTTCGCACGAG CAGAGGCAAGCATGTCCAGAAAATTGCCCTTGTGACGAGCCAAAAAATTGGAGATGCCAAAGTATCTCGTTGACCCGTCTTGAAGAAGTGCAGATCCACGGCTTCACTGGAgaagatcatgaatatgatttcttAAAACTGATATTCAGATCCTCGCCAATGCTTAACAGAGTGACTCTGAAACTGGTCCCTGAGTTTGGAGGTTCCATCAAGGAAATCTACGACACTTTCTCATCGAATCCTTCTGTGAAGGGTTGTGTTTATGCCAGCAATGGCGGACTGGTTCAGCAACTATCTGATGAGCATGCTCCATGA